In Arthrobacter alpinus, a single window of DNA contains:
- a CDS encoding CGNR zinc finger domain-containing protein has protein sequence MHLNPYGEYAVLLAESLANEFPMDREGILERTRDFGMTMEFTAAPDDHGLVRVVIDDWLTVVDAPDHQARAALLNAQMAAATAYPRLTEHNGEGWHLHYRDENQTLPHVLRAVISVGTALHLTTRGMHRLARCAAGQTPGDPCTAVVVDVTRNGRQQYCSVRCNNRAAVRRHRVRTGQNG, from the coding sequence ATGCATCTCAACCCTTACGGAGAATATGCTGTTCTCCTTGCTGAATCTCTCGCCAATGAATTTCCGATGGACAGGGAAGGCATCCTTGAACGGACGCGAGACTTTGGCATGACGATGGAGTTCACGGCAGCTCCGGATGACCATGGGCTGGTCCGTGTGGTCATCGATGACTGGCTCACCGTAGTGGACGCACCCGACCATCAAGCCCGGGCGGCTTTGCTCAACGCCCAGATGGCGGCAGCGACAGCATACCCCCGCTTGACGGAGCACAATGGGGAAGGCTGGCACTTGCACTACCGGGACGAGAACCAGACCCTGCCGCATGTCCTGCGGGCCGTGATCAGCGTCGGGACTGCGCTGCACCTAACGACTCGCGGGATGCACCGCCTCGCGCGCTGTGCCGCAGGGCAAACTCCCGGGGATCCATGCACCGCCGTGGTTGTTGATGTCACCCGCAATGGACGTCAACAGTACTGCTCGGTGCGCTGCAACAACCGTGCAGCCGTGCGCCGGCACCGGGTTCGCACGGGGCAGAACGGCTGA
- a CDS encoding GNAT family N-acetyltransferase has product MRSVAVDPELRGEGIGLELAQFAMDGAVDAGANQAWLFSRRSGPFWQKTGFTSAGTKALAVALASIQQVQLFTETGQLGREVAWSRRFLGCCRCR; this is encoded by the coding sequence ATCCGAAGCGTTGCCGTTGATCCGGAACTTCGCGGGGAAGGAATTGGGTTGGAACTTGCCCAATTTGCGATGGACGGAGCTGTCGACGCTGGCGCCAACCAAGCGTGGCTGTTCAGCCGCAGGTCTGGTCCGTTCTGGCAGAAAACCGGATTCACATCAGCAGGCACGAAGGCTCTTGCGGTTGCCCTGGCCTCAATTCAACAGGTTCAACTATTCACTGAAACTGGCCAGCTCGGACGTGAAGTTGCTTGGAGCCGAAGGTTTCTCGGGTGCTGTCGTTGTAGATAG
- the pheT gene encoding phenylalanine--tRNA ligase subunit beta, which yields MRIPLTWLREYAQVPAGATAEEVMTDLVKVGFEEEEVHRPLDTISGPIVVGQVLSLEKEPQSNGKTINWCTVRVVPEGTPQTLDIDGIDPSGVQGIVCGAHNFVVGDKVVVTLPGAVLPGDFRITPRKTYGHVSAGMIASVRELGIGEDHDGILVLSTLGLDPELGTDALELLGLRDEAAEINVTPDRGYAFSIRGVAREYAHATDSVFTDPASLVSVTAATGAGHPVRLADEAPIYGNAGCDRFVARTVHGINPDAPTPPWMSSRLRLAGVRSISLPVDIANYVMLELGQPLHSYDADKLTGEIVVRRAAAGETLETLDGKVRKLDVEDLLITDGSGPIGIAGVMGGASTEVNSSTVNVLVEAAHFEEVSIARSRRRHKLPSEASKRFERGVDPLVADVAAQRAVDLLVELAGGTEETTVTDVGTPVVVAPVFLPSGYTSARIGINFTQEQIIGSLTDLGAVVEKVDGGYSVTAPSWRHDLLAKDDLTEEVARLVGYDLIPSTLPTAPPGHGYSRAQQQRRRAVQALADSGLTEILAYPFVSKVSNETFGVAEAGASRPAVKLANPLSEEFGFLRTSVLPGLIEIAKRNHSRGFHDLALFESGLVFLPSETMGTASIPPLGVRPAEDVLDGLYDGIPYQPLTIGAVFTGKDSPAAPAHSPRAWDWADAIDAARLVADVAGVELVVTQGSHQAFHPGRAAMLTLRDGDVVGYAGELHPKLLAELHMPARSVAMEINAEKVFAAAADVIVAKAISTFPVATQDVALVVPVEIPAAAVLETLREGAGELLEDVALFDEYQGTGIPEGSKSLAFGLRFRAADRTLTSDEASAARASAVELAAERFGATQR from the coding sequence GTGCGTATTCCACTGACTTGGCTGCGCGAGTACGCGCAGGTACCGGCAGGAGCAACTGCCGAAGAAGTAATGACCGATCTGGTCAAGGTTGGATTTGAAGAAGAGGAAGTACACCGTCCGCTAGATACCATCAGCGGCCCCATTGTGGTGGGTCAGGTCCTCTCTTTGGAGAAGGAACCGCAGTCCAACGGCAAGACCATCAACTGGTGCACCGTCCGCGTGGTTCCCGAAGGCACCCCGCAGACCCTGGACATTGACGGCATTGACCCCTCGGGCGTTCAAGGCATTGTCTGTGGTGCGCACAACTTTGTGGTGGGGGACAAGGTTGTTGTCACCCTGCCCGGCGCCGTCCTGCCCGGTGATTTCCGCATCACACCCCGGAAGACCTACGGTCATGTTTCCGCCGGCATGATCGCCTCCGTGCGCGAGCTCGGCATTGGCGAAGATCACGACGGCATCCTGGTGCTCTCAACCCTGGGCCTTGACCCGGAGCTCGGCACCGACGCACTGGAGCTGCTGGGTCTTCGCGACGAAGCCGCCGAAATCAACGTCACCCCGGACCGCGGCTACGCGTTCAGCATCCGCGGCGTTGCCCGCGAATACGCCCACGCCACCGACAGCGTTTTCACCGACCCGGCGTCGCTGGTTTCGGTGACCGCAGCAACGGGTGCTGGCCATCCCGTCCGGTTGGCAGATGAAGCGCCTATCTATGGCAACGCCGGCTGCGATCGCTTCGTTGCCCGCACCGTACATGGAATCAACCCGGACGCGCCGACCCCGCCGTGGATGTCATCCCGGTTGCGCCTGGCCGGTGTCCGCTCCATTTCACTGCCCGTGGACATTGCCAACTACGTCATGTTGGAACTGGGTCAGCCGCTGCATTCCTACGACGCCGACAAGCTCACCGGAGAGATCGTGGTGCGTCGCGCCGCCGCCGGTGAAACGCTGGAGACCCTTGACGGCAAGGTCCGCAAACTCGATGTTGAGGACCTGCTCATCACTGACGGGTCCGGTCCCATCGGGATCGCCGGTGTCATGGGCGGTGCCTCCACCGAGGTCAACTCGAGCACCGTCAATGTGTTGGTTGAGGCCGCGCACTTCGAGGAAGTCTCGATTGCCCGCTCGCGCCGCCGCCACAAGCTGCCCTCCGAGGCGTCAAAGCGCTTCGAACGCGGTGTTGACCCCTTGGTTGCCGATGTTGCCGCCCAGCGTGCCGTGGACCTGCTCGTTGAGCTGGCTGGCGGCACCGAGGAAACCACCGTCACTGACGTTGGTACCCCAGTCGTTGTGGCTCCGGTGTTCCTGCCTTCCGGTTACACCTCTGCCCGCATCGGCATCAATTTCACCCAGGAACAGATCATCGGTTCCCTGACGGACCTGGGTGCCGTTGTTGAGAAGGTCGACGGCGGATATTCCGTCACGGCCCCCAGCTGGCGCCACGATCTGCTCGCCAAGGACGACCTGACCGAGGAAGTCGCCCGCTTGGTGGGTTATGACCTCATCCCGTCCACCCTTCCCACGGCACCTCCTGGACACGGCTATTCGCGCGCTCAGCAGCAGCGCCGTCGGGCGGTGCAAGCCTTGGCGGATTCCGGGTTGACCGAGATTCTGGCCTACCCGTTTGTGTCCAAGGTTTCCAACGAGACCTTCGGGGTGGCCGAAGCCGGTGCCTCCCGCCCCGCCGTGAAGTTGGCGAACCCCCTGAGCGAGGAGTTCGGCTTCCTGCGGACCTCGGTTCTGCCGGGGCTGATCGAGATTGCCAAGCGCAACCACTCACGCGGTTTCCACGATCTGGCATTGTTCGAATCCGGTCTGGTGTTCCTGCCCTCGGAAACGATGGGCACCGCCTCGATCCCGCCGCTTGGCGTCAGGCCTGCCGAGGATGTCCTCGACGGGCTGTATGACGGTATTCCGTACCAGCCTTTGACCATTGGTGCCGTTTTCACGGGCAAGGATTCACCGGCTGCACCTGCGCACAGCCCGCGGGCGTGGGACTGGGCCGATGCCATTGACGCTGCTCGCTTGGTGGCCGACGTGGCAGGCGTGGAACTCGTGGTGACACAGGGTTCGCACCAGGCGTTCCACCCGGGCCGCGCGGCCATGCTGACGTTGCGCGATGGGGACGTTGTTGGTTACGCGGGTGAACTTCACCCGAAACTGCTGGCCGAGTTGCACATGCCTGCCCGGTCGGTGGCCATGGAAATCAACGCCGAGAAGGTCTTTGCCGCTGCCGCAGACGTGATCGTGGCCAAGGCCATTTCCACCTTCCCGGTGGCAACTCAGGACGTTGCCCTGGTTGTTCCGGTGGAGATTCCGGCTGCCGCTGTTCTGGAAACACTGCGTGAAGGCGCCGGCGAACTGCTGGAAGACGTGGCCTTGTTCGATGAATACCAGGGCACGGGCATTCCCGAGGGCAGCAAGTCCTTGGCCTTTGGCCTGCGTTTCAGGGCTGCGGACCGCACGCTGACCTCAGATGAGGCATCGGCCGCACGCGCGTCCGCCGTCGAGCTTGCCGCGGAGCGGTTCGGCGCAACCCAGCGCTAA
- the pheS gene encoding phenylalanine--tRNA ligase subunit alpha: MSEMPHTTAEMPEPTTEPATVPDPLDEAAIGAAVENALAAIAAATTLDELKTARLAHTGEKSPLSLANREIGGLAKEFKAAAGKLMGGSRGRVAKALAARTEVLEAEDAARILVEETVDVTAAPRRRRAGARHPLSTLQDRVSDIFVGMGWEIAEGPELESEWFNFDALNFKPDHPAREMQDTFFVEPPEAHLLLRTHTSPVQVRSLLERELPVYVLCPGKVFRTDELDATHTPVFHQFEGLAIDKDLSMADLRGTLEHFARQMFGDEASIRLRPNFFPFTEPSAELDIWHPGAKGGPRWIEWGGCGMVNPNVLRAAGIDPDVYSGFAFGMGIERTLMFRNEVGDMHDMIEGDVRFSEHFGMEI; the protein is encoded by the coding sequence ATGTCTGAGATGCCCCACACGACGGCAGAGATGCCCGAACCAACCACCGAACCCGCCACGGTTCCGGATCCGCTTGACGAAGCAGCGATTGGAGCAGCCGTTGAAAACGCGCTCGCAGCCATTGCCGCCGCCACAACGCTGGATGAACTAAAGACCGCACGGCTGGCCCACACCGGCGAAAAGTCACCGCTAAGCCTGGCCAACCGTGAGATCGGTGGGCTCGCCAAGGAATTCAAGGCCGCCGCCGGAAAACTCATGGGCGGCTCACGCGGCCGAGTTGCCAAGGCGCTCGCAGCCCGCACCGAGGTGCTCGAGGCTGAAGACGCAGCGCGCATCCTGGTCGAGGAGACCGTGGATGTTACTGCAGCCCCGCGCCGCCGTCGCGCCGGTGCCCGCCACCCACTGTCCACGCTGCAGGACCGCGTCAGCGACATCTTTGTGGGCATGGGCTGGGAAATCGCCGAAGGCCCCGAGCTGGAATCGGAATGGTTCAACTTTGATGCGTTGAATTTCAAACCGGATCACCCGGCCCGTGAAATGCAGGACACGTTCTTCGTGGAGCCACCGGAAGCACACCTCCTGCTGCGCACCCACACCTCACCCGTGCAGGTCCGCTCGCTGCTGGAGCGCGAACTGCCCGTTTACGTGCTGTGCCCCGGCAAGGTGTTCCGCACCGATGAACTCGATGCCACTCACACGCCCGTGTTCCACCAGTTCGAAGGCCTGGCCATCGACAAGGACCTCTCCATGGCTGACCTGCGCGGCACCCTGGAACACTTTGCACGCCAGATGTTTGGTGACGAAGCCAGCATCCGCCTGCGCCCGAACTTCTTCCCCTTCACCGAACCGTCGGCCGAGCTGGATATTTGGCACCCCGGCGCCAAGGGCGGCCCGCGCTGGATCGAGTGGGGCGGCTGCGGCATGGTCAACCCGAACGTACTCCGCGCGGCCGGCATTGATCCGGACGTCTACTCAGGATTTGCCTTCGGCATGGGTATTGAGCGCACCCTCATGTTCCGCAATGAGGTTGGCGACATGCACGACATGATCGAGGGCGACGTACGATTCAGCGAACACTTTGGGATGGAGATCTAA
- a CDS encoding SIMPL domain-containing protein, with the protein MTLAADTVTVTGQGTVSTTPDFFTISIGIEAAQPTVRAAYSRASEALNAVNSKLLSLGVGREAMSSSSLDVRADTRWQDGTGTVVTGYTVSSTLTVSLRYDAGAQDIIAAVVDTGNNNVRLHGMTPVVSDPSAAQDEARAAAWADARRAAEVYAQLSGRALGPVSQISEGIVHDSPPRPMKARAVMAMDSSMAIEPGQSDVAMAVQVTWLLA; encoded by the coding sequence ATGACACTAGCTGCAGATACCGTCACCGTCACCGGCCAGGGCACAGTTTCGACCACTCCGGATTTTTTCACCATCTCCATCGGGATCGAGGCGGCGCAGCCCACTGTTCGTGCCGCTTATTCGCGTGCCAGTGAGGCCCTGAACGCCGTCAACTCCAAACTCTTGTCCCTAGGGGTGGGGCGGGAAGCCATGAGTTCCTCGTCTCTGGACGTCCGGGCAGACACCCGCTGGCAAGATGGCACCGGGACGGTGGTGACTGGTTACACGGTCTCCAGTACGTTGACGGTGTCATTGCGCTATGACGCGGGCGCGCAGGACATCATTGCCGCGGTGGTGGACACGGGCAACAACAATGTCCGGCTGCACGGCATGACGCCCGTGGTCTCGGACCCCTCGGCCGCGCAGGACGAAGCACGCGCAGCCGCGTGGGCCGACGCCCGACGGGCAGCCGAAGTGTATGCACAGCTGTCCGGGCGGGCCTTGGGCCCGGTTAGCCAGATCAGCGAAGGCATCGTCCATGATTCGCCGCCCCGGCCCATGAAGGCCAGGGCCGTCATGGCCATGGACAGCTCCATGGCCATTGAACCGGGGCAAAGTGACGTGGCCATGGCGGTGCAGGTGACCTGGCTCCTAGCTTAG